The region ATAAAAAAGATTTTTTTTGTTTTATTTGTGATACAAGTTGGGCTGTTGTCATTATTTTTACTTAAATTTTGTCAAAAGTACTATTTTAAACTTTTAAGATTTGTAAGTTGTTCCTTTTTTAGCAGACATATTTTATATGAAGAAAATAATTTTACTACTTTTTATCACTTTAATAAGTTGCGGCGCGGAAGACCCTAAAGAGTTTTCCGAAAAAGCGTTGCAAGATATGTTGATTGATTTAGACAATACTAAACTTACCTTTAGAGAAGTATTATATCATAATAAAGGAAAGAAAATACTGATAGATGTTTGGGCTTCTTGGTGCAAAGATTGTATTGTAGGGATACCCGATTCAAAAAAACTACAAAAAGAATTTCCTGAAGTTGTTTATGTATTTTTGTCTGTAGATTTTAGCAAGCCTTCATGGAAAAGAGCGATAGAAAAGTACAATTTAGAAGGAGAACATTACAATTTGCCAAAAGGAATGAATTCCGGTGATTTTGTAGATTTTATAAATTTAAGTTGGATTCCTAGATATATCGTAGTAGATGAAAAAGGAAGGATACAACTTTTTAAAGCTACAAAAGCATCTGATCAAAGCATTGTAAAAGCTTTAAAAACTAAAATATAAATCGTTATCGTAAGTATTTGTTTTTCTGAGTGATATTTGTAATTCATTTATTAAATTTACATTCTATAATAAAAGTATATAATTATGAGAAAAAAAATAGTAGCCGGAAATTGGAAAATGAATAATGATAAGGCTGAAACTAGTGCCCTTATTAAAGGGTTAAAAAGATCAATTAAAAAATTACCATTAAAAAATACAAGAGTAATTATAGCGCCATCTTATCTCAGTTTATCTTCTGCAGTTAAAAAAACAAAAGATACTCCTATAGAAGTGGCTGCTCAAAACATGCACCAAGCTAAAAGTGGTGCCTACACAGGAGAAATTTCAGCAGATATGTTAAAATCTATCGGTGTTAAAACAGTAATTATTGGGCACTCTGAAAGAAGAGAATATTTTTGTGAAACAGATGAACTTTTAGCAGCAAAATTAGATGCAGTTTTAGCAAATGATATGGAAGCAATTTTTTGTTTCGGTGAAAAATTAGAAGAAAGAAAAAAAGAAGACCATTTATTAGAAGTAGGGAGCCAGTTAAAAAACTCATTATTTCATCTAAAGCCAGCAGATTTTAAAAGTATAATTTTAGCATATGAACCCGTTTGGGCCATCGGAACAGGAGAAACTGCTAGTCCAGAGCAAGCGCAAGAAATGCATGCATTCGTTAGAACCGTTATTGGTAAGAAATTCGGACTAGAAGTAGCAGATTCAGTTTCTATCTTATACGGAGGTAGTGTAAAACCTGCCAATGCAGAAGAAATATTTTCGAAGCCAGATGTAGATGGTGGTTTAATTGGAGGCGCGGCTTTACAAGTTGAAGATTTTACAGCGATTATAAAAGCGATATAATATATTTTTAATTTATGTATAAATTTGGTTGTAAAACCAATAAATTTGCATCAGGATTTAAAATCTTGATGCATTTTTTTATGGATAATATATACTTAGAGTACAATTTTACGGTAGCACCCAAAGAACCAGCAACAGAAATTTTAATTGCAGAACTTGGCAACGTTGGCTTTGAGAGTTTTGTGGAAAATGAAAAAGGGGTTACTGCTTATATTCAAAAACAAGATTGGCACGCAAATATTTTAGATGATATTTATATTTTAAATGCTGATGAATTTTCTATTGAATACAATCAAAATGAAGTAGCGCAAACCAATTGGAATGCAGAATGGGAAAAGAATTTTAATCCGATTCAAGTAGATGATGTAGTGAGCATCAGAGCTCCTTTTCATAAGAATCCTAACTTAAAGTATGATATTGTTATAGAACCAAAAATGAGTTTTGGTACAGGGCATCATGAAACTACACACATGATGGTGCAACATTTACTAAAGTTAGATTTAGAAAATAAGAAAGTTTTAGACATGGGCTGTGGTACCGGAATTTTAGCGATTTTTGCTGAAATGAAAGGCGCAAACCCAATTGATGCTATTGATATTGATCGTTGGTGTTATGAAAACTCTGTTGAAAATATAGATAGAAATCACTGTAAAAATATTAGCGTTTTTGAAGGGGATTCTTCACTTTTAACGAACAAAAAGTATGATGTAATTATTGCGAACATCAACAGAAATATATTGTTGATGGATATGGTAATTTATACAAATTGTTTGCATACAAATGGGGTGCTGTTATTAAGTGGTTTTTATCAAGAAGATATGCCAATTATAGATGCAGAAGTTTCTAAATACAATTTAAAACTAGAAACCTTTATAGAAAAAAATAATTGGGTTGCATTAAAATACAATAAGTTGTAATTTTGTGGTTATGAGTACAAAAGAAAAAATTCAGGAAGAAGTAGATGTTTTAGAGCAAGAAACTTTTCAACATGAAATCGTATTGCATAATGATGAAGTAAATACGTTTGATTTTGTGATTGAATCTTTAATAAAGGTATGCGACCATACCTTAGAACAGGCCGAACAATGTACTATTTTGGTGCACTACAAAGGAAAATGTACGGTAAAATCTGGTGAGTACAAAGATTTGGAGCCAAGGTGCTCTAAATTATTACAATTAGGATTATCTGCCGAATTAGTCTAAATATGGAAAATGTTTTTAAATATTACGAGTTTTCAACTTTTTTTTTAGATAACTCGGGTTCGTTTTCAGGAAACGAAATTTCA is a window of Polaribacter litorisediminis DNA encoding:
- a CDS encoding TlpA family protein disulfide reductase encodes the protein MKKIILLLFITLISCGAEDPKEFSEKALQDMLIDLDNTKLTFREVLYHNKGKKILIDVWASWCKDCIVGIPDSKKLQKEFPEVVYVFLSVDFSKPSWKRAIEKYNLEGEHYNLPKGMNSGDFVDFINLSWIPRYIVVDEKGRIQLFKATKASDQSIVKALKTKI
- the prmA gene encoding 50S ribosomal protein L11 methyltransferase, yielding MDNIYLEYNFTVAPKEPATEILIAELGNVGFESFVENEKGVTAYIQKQDWHANILDDIYILNADEFSIEYNQNEVAQTNWNAEWEKNFNPIQVDDVVSIRAPFHKNPNLKYDIVIEPKMSFGTGHHETTHMMVQHLLKLDLENKKVLDMGCGTGILAIFAEMKGANPIDAIDIDRWCYENSVENIDRNHCKNISVFEGDSSLLTNKKYDVIIANINRNILLMDMVIYTNCLHTNGVLLLSGFYQEDMPIIDAEVSKYNLKLETFIEKNNWVALKYNKL
- the tpiA gene encoding triose-phosphate isomerase — encoded protein: MRKKIVAGNWKMNNDKAETSALIKGLKRSIKKLPLKNTRVIIAPSYLSLSSAVKKTKDTPIEVAAQNMHQAKSGAYTGEISADMLKSIGVKTVIIGHSERREYFCETDELLAAKLDAVLANDMEAIFCFGEKLEERKKEDHLLEVGSQLKNSLFHLKPADFKSIILAYEPVWAIGTGETASPEQAQEMHAFVRTVIGKKFGLEVADSVSILYGGSVKPANAEEIFSKPDVDGGLIGGAALQVEDFTAIIKAI
- a CDS encoding ATP-dependent Clp protease adaptor ClpS, which encodes MSTKEKIQEEVDVLEQETFQHEIVLHNDEVNTFDFVIESLIKVCDHTLEQAEQCTILVHYKGKCTVKSGEYKDLEPRCSKLLQLGLSAELV